One genomic window of bacterium includes the following:
- a CDS encoding GNAT family N-acetyltransferase: MDQHQFRIDISPDNQDVEYLKDRIDTFNVDETKIYDFKELAIFLRDSAGQMIAGIYAYTWGGCLDIRFVWVRADFRGTGLGSKLMRAAEHEAIARGCNIATLETHSFQGPSFYKKLGYQEIGVLDGYPICHKKYYLKKILSTP, from the coding sequence ATGGATCAACATCAATTCCGGATTGATATTAGTCCCGATAACCAGGACGTCGAATATCTCAAGGACCGCATCGATACTTTCAATGTCGACGAAACGAAGATATATGACTTCAAGGAGCTCGCGATCTTTCTGCGGGATTCCGCGGGGCAGATGATCGCTGGAATCTACGCGTACACCTGGGGGGGCTGTCTCGATATAAGATTCGTGTGGGTACGGGCGGACTTCCGAGGAACAGGGCTTGGATCGAAACTGATGCGCGCAGCCGAGCACGAAGCAATTGCCAGAGGTTGCAACATCGCCACGCTTGAGACACATAGTTTCCAGGGACCTAGCTTTTACAAGAAACTCGGTTATCAGGAAATCGGTGTACTCGACGGATACCCTATTTGCCACAAGAAGTACTATCTGAAAAAAATTCTGTCGACGCCTTGA